One genomic segment of Ricinus communis isolate WT05 ecotype wild-type chromosome 3, ASM1957865v1, whole genome shotgun sequence includes these proteins:
- the LOC8278579 gene encoding serine/threonine protein phosphatase 2A 57 kDa regulatory subunit B' kappa isoform isoform X1 produces MSISSENCGIGTMLKQILSKIPRKSSKSESFDSAGIESGNNSSNWGNGVPCTNGGNSFSSRLNVVKRVSSAVFPASIMAGVEAVEPHLSFKDVSNVQKQSLFISKLNFCCESDFSDPDKNAAQQDLKGQTLIELVDFVSSGGAKFNEPAMAAMCKLCAINLFRVFPPKYRSANTAGETEDEEPMFDPDWSHLQCVYDLLLRFISAVDPKAAKKYVDHAFIMRLLDLFDSEDPRERDCLKTILHRIYGKFMVHRPYIRKAVSNIIYNFIFETERHNGIAELLEIFGSVISGFALPLKEEHKMFLWRALIPLHKPKSVGIYHQQLTYCVVQFIDKDPKLASTVIKGLLKYWPVTNSQKELMFISELEEILEMTSMDEFQKIMIPLFRRIGCCLNSSHYQVAERAHLLWNNERILNLVAHNRQVIVPLVFSALERNTQNHWNQAVLNLTQNIRKMFCEMDEELVVACQRKLEEEDSMLSVKAEKRRLIWERLESAASLQPAAANLLASVKPTTCSVSC; encoded by the exons AT GTCTATATCTTCTGAAAACTGCGGCATTGGCACCATGCTAAAACAAATTCTTAGCAAAATCCCACGAAAGTCCTCAAAATCTGAATCATTTGATTCTGCTGGTATTGAATCTGGAAACAATTCTAGCAATTGGGGCAATGGAGTCCCATGTACAAACGGTGGGAATTCTTTTTCGAGTCGATTAAATGTTGTTAAAAGGGTCTCTTCGGCTGTCTTTCCTGCAAGCATTATGGCTGGAGTGGAAGCCGTAGAGCCCCATCTATCTTTCAAAGATGTTTCAAATGTGCAGAAGCAAAGCCTTTTTATCAGTAAATTAAACTTCTGCTGCGAGTCAGATTTCAGTGATCCAGATAAAAATGCTGCTCAGCAAGATCTGAAAGGTCAAACATTGATAGAGCTTGTTGATTTTGTCTCTTCTGGAGGCGCAAAGTTCAATGAACCAGCAATGGCTGCAATGTGTAAGTTGTGTGCAATTAAtctatttagggtttttccACCAAAGTATCGATCAGCCAATACAGCTGGGGAAACAGAGGATGAAGAACCAATGTTTGATCCGGATTGGTCACATTTACAATGTGTATATGATCTACTGCTCAGGTTTATCAGTGCTGTCGATCCAAAGGCTGCGAAGAAGTATGTAGATCATGCTTTTATTATGAGATTACTCGACCTTTTTGATTCAGAGGACCCAAGAGAAAGAGACTGTTTGAAAACAATTCTGCATAGGATTTATGGGAAATTCATGGTACACCGACCATATATTCGAAAAGCTGTTAGCAATAtcatctataattttatttttgaaactGAACGGCACAATGGGATTGCTGAGCTGTTGGAGATTTTTGGGAGCGTGATTAGTGGGTTTGCCTTGCCTCTAAAAGAGGAACACAAGATGTTTCTATGGAGGGCTTTGATTCCACTACATAAACCGAAATCAGTGGGTATCTATCATCAACAATTAACATATTGTGTTGTACAGTTTATAGATAAGGATCCAAAATTGGCTAGTACTGTGATTAAGGGACTATTGAAGTACTGGCCAGTGACAAATAGCCAGAAGGAGTTGATGTTTATTAGCGAGTTAGAAGAGATTTTGGAAATGACTAGCATGGATGAGTTTCAAAAGATTATGATCCCACTGTTTCGACGTATAGGATGCTGCCTCAATAGCTCCCATTATCAG GTGGCTGAAAGAGCGCACCTGCTGTGGAATAATGAGCGCATCCTAAATCTTGTTGCTCATAACAGGCAGGTGATTGTGCCTCTTGTATTCTCGGCTCTTGAGCGGAACACCCAGAATCACTGGAACCAAGCAGTGCTCAACCTGACACAGAACATCAGGAAAATGTTCTGTGAAATGGATGAAGAGCTGGTGGTGGCCTGCCAACGTAAGTTAGAAGAGGAAGACTCAATGTTGAGCGTTAAAGCTGAGAAGCGGAGGTTGATATGGGAACGCCTTGAAAGTGCTGCGAGTTTGCAACCTGCAGCTGCTAATCTTTTGGCTTCAGTAAAACCAACCACATGTTCGGTTTCTTGCTAA
- the LOC8278579 gene encoding serine/threonine protein phosphatase 2A 57 kDa regulatory subunit B' kappa isoform isoform X2 — MLKQILSKIPRKSSKSESFDSAGIESGNNSSNWGNGVPCTNGGNSFSSRLNVVKRVSSAVFPASIMAGVEAVEPHLSFKDVSNVQKQSLFISKLNFCCESDFSDPDKNAAQQDLKGQTLIELVDFVSSGGAKFNEPAMAAMCKLCAINLFRVFPPKYRSANTAGETEDEEPMFDPDWSHLQCVYDLLLRFISAVDPKAAKKYVDHAFIMRLLDLFDSEDPRERDCLKTILHRIYGKFMVHRPYIRKAVSNIIYNFIFETERHNGIAELLEIFGSVISGFALPLKEEHKMFLWRALIPLHKPKSVGIYHQQLTYCVVQFIDKDPKLASTVIKGLLKYWPVTNSQKELMFISELEEILEMTSMDEFQKIMIPLFRRIGCCLNSSHYQVAERAHLLWNNERILNLVAHNRQVIVPLVFSALERNTQNHWNQAVLNLTQNIRKMFCEMDEELVVACQRKLEEEDSMLSVKAEKRRLIWERLESAASLQPAAANLLASVKPTTCSVSC, encoded by the exons ATGCTAAAACAAATTCTTAGCAAAATCCCACGAAAGTCCTCAAAATCTGAATCATTTGATTCTGCTGGTATTGAATCTGGAAACAATTCTAGCAATTGGGGCAATGGAGTCCCATGTACAAACGGTGGGAATTCTTTTTCGAGTCGATTAAATGTTGTTAAAAGGGTCTCTTCGGCTGTCTTTCCTGCAAGCATTATGGCTGGAGTGGAAGCCGTAGAGCCCCATCTATCTTTCAAAGATGTTTCAAATGTGCAGAAGCAAAGCCTTTTTATCAGTAAATTAAACTTCTGCTGCGAGTCAGATTTCAGTGATCCAGATAAAAATGCTGCTCAGCAAGATCTGAAAGGTCAAACATTGATAGAGCTTGTTGATTTTGTCTCTTCTGGAGGCGCAAAGTTCAATGAACCAGCAATGGCTGCAATGTGTAAGTTGTGTGCAATTAAtctatttagggtttttccACCAAAGTATCGATCAGCCAATACAGCTGGGGAAACAGAGGATGAAGAACCAATGTTTGATCCGGATTGGTCACATTTACAATGTGTATATGATCTACTGCTCAGGTTTATCAGTGCTGTCGATCCAAAGGCTGCGAAGAAGTATGTAGATCATGCTTTTATTATGAGATTACTCGACCTTTTTGATTCAGAGGACCCAAGAGAAAGAGACTGTTTGAAAACAATTCTGCATAGGATTTATGGGAAATTCATGGTACACCGACCATATATTCGAAAAGCTGTTAGCAATAtcatctataattttatttttgaaactGAACGGCACAATGGGATTGCTGAGCTGTTGGAGATTTTTGGGAGCGTGATTAGTGGGTTTGCCTTGCCTCTAAAAGAGGAACACAAGATGTTTCTATGGAGGGCTTTGATTCCACTACATAAACCGAAATCAGTGGGTATCTATCATCAACAATTAACATATTGTGTTGTACAGTTTATAGATAAGGATCCAAAATTGGCTAGTACTGTGATTAAGGGACTATTGAAGTACTGGCCAGTGACAAATAGCCAGAAGGAGTTGATGTTTATTAGCGAGTTAGAAGAGATTTTGGAAATGACTAGCATGGATGAGTTTCAAAAGATTATGATCCCACTGTTTCGACGTATAGGATGCTGCCTCAATAGCTCCCATTATCAG GTGGCTGAAAGAGCGCACCTGCTGTGGAATAATGAGCGCATCCTAAATCTTGTTGCTCATAACAGGCAGGTGATTGTGCCTCTTGTATTCTCGGCTCTTGAGCGGAACACCCAGAATCACTGGAACCAAGCAGTGCTCAACCTGACACAGAACATCAGGAAAATGTTCTGTGAAATGGATGAAGAGCTGGTGGTGGCCTGCCAACGTAAGTTAGAAGAGGAAGACTCAATGTTGAGCGTTAAAGCTGAGAAGCGGAGGTTGATATGGGAACGCCTTGAAAGTGCTGCGAGTTTGCAACCTGCAGCTGCTAATCTTTTGGCTTCAGTAAAACCAACCACATGTTCGGTTTCTTGCTAA